A region from the Simiduia sp. 21SJ11W-1 genome encodes:
- a CDS encoding adenylate/guanylate cyclase domain-containing protein, giving the protein MPNSSRQCAVMFADVCGSSSLYKELGNHAAEFKIRQLLQSATAIIAKHQGVLIKTIGDEVMACFSKPGNGLQAATDIQRLTLEGSLQLRIGLCYGEVIEADNDLFGETVNDAAFVAKVARAEEIILSARMFAALPAPQQALCSEFDRVALKGGAERSVIYRAQWQPARTEHQATQVMSLIHTTQQVQRQAMEVFGPNIKAVIAPEHTPFYFGRAASNTQVVDTPLASREHCHLLYRRGKFVLVDHSTNGTYVTPEGQREIYLRREELPLEGCGLICLGSPAADSPLTLTYRSLQAHS; this is encoded by the coding sequence ATGCCCAATTCCTCTCGACAGTGCGCGGTAATGTTTGCCGACGTGTGTGGTAGTTCCAGCCTCTACAAAGAGCTGGGCAATCACGCTGCCGAGTTCAAAATAAGACAATTGCTGCAGTCGGCCACTGCCATTATCGCCAAGCACCAAGGGGTGCTGATAAAAACCATCGGCGATGAAGTCATGGCGTGCTTTAGCAAGCCTGGCAATGGCTTACAGGCAGCAACAGACATTCAACGGCTGACGCTTGAGGGCTCGCTGCAGCTGCGTATCGGACTTTGCTACGGGGAAGTGATCGAGGCCGATAACGACCTGTTTGGCGAAACCGTGAACGATGCAGCCTTTGTGGCCAAGGTGGCACGGGCCGAAGAGATAATCCTCTCTGCCCGCATGTTTGCCGCCCTACCCGCACCCCAACAGGCACTGTGCAGCGAATTCGACCGGGTAGCCCTTAAGGGCGGTGCCGAGCGCAGCGTAATCTACCGCGCCCAATGGCAGCCTGCGCGCACTGAGCACCAGGCCACGCAAGTGATGTCGTTAATTCACACCACCCAGCAAGTACAGCGTCAGGCGATGGAAGTATTTGGGCCCAATATCAAAGCCGTTATTGCACCCGAGCACACGCCATTCTATTTCGGCCGGGCCGCGAGCAACACCCAGGTGGTAGACACGCCGCTAGCCTCGCGCGAGCATTGCCACCTGTTGTACCGCCGAGGCAAATTCGTACTGGTGGATCACTCCACCAATGGCACCTACGTTACCCCGGAAGGCCAGCGCGAGATTTACCTGCGCCGTGAAGAACTGCCCCTTGAAGGCTGCGGCCTGATTTGCCTCGGATCACCGGCAGCCGATTCCCCCCTAACCCTCACTTACCGAAGCCTGCAAGCGCACTCATGA
- a CDS encoding RDD family protein translates to MTDIQYPSLLRRLGAMLYDFLLVIAVSIAYGAAFLWAKVAVFGYVLAEGEKANLGWPGFIGWLLLLALYFVFFWVKSGQTLGMKTWRIAVLDPTGKRLTVKAAITRWLLAWASALALGLGYLWALIDKDSQTLHDLLSHSRTHLLPKHK, encoded by the coding sequence ATGACCGACATTCAATACCCCTCGCTGCTGCGCCGTCTGGGCGCCATGCTTTACGATTTCCTGTTAGTGATTGCCGTGAGCATTGCCTATGGGGCCGCATTTTTGTGGGCCAAGGTGGCGGTGTTTGGCTATGTGCTGGCCGAAGGCGAAAAAGCCAACCTGGGCTGGCCCGGCTTTATTGGCTGGCTGCTGTTGCTGGCGTTGTACTTTGTTTTTTTCTGGGTGAAATCCGGCCAGACCTTGGGTATGAAAACCTGGCGCATTGCCGTGCTAGACCCAACGGGCAAGCGGCTGACAGTCAAGGCCGCCATTACGCGCTGGCTGCTTGCGTGGGCCTCGGCTCTGGCACTGGGGCTGGGGTATCTTTGGGCGCTAATTGATAAAGACAGCCAAACCCTGCACGACCTGCTGAGCCATAGCCGCACACACTTATTGCCCAAACACAAATAG
- the secD gene encoding protein translocase subunit SecD codes for MLNRYPLWKNLLVLAVIAMAFVFAMPNLYAPDPAVQISGESSAMELDEAVLNQATKALTEEGIDHFGETVTEKAALIRLTKAEDQLPAKRIIQRALGDSYVVALNMAPTTPDWLTALGAGPMKLGLDLSGGVHFLMEVDTASAIAKRQESSIAEFKGKLREERIRYVSVDLSKAGVISAVFRSAEDRDAAAAIFRKDFADLARDTEDRDDGTFAVTATYTEAAIREIENYAVSQNLTTLRNRVNELGVSEPIVQRQGRNRIVVELPGVQDTAEAKRVIGKTANLEFRLEAKPSELVTNKEQFDFRSEADQRRTGGAFLERQLIISGDHVSGAQSSFDPETNQPQVNINLDSAGGAKMHRSTRSNVGRRMGVLFIEYKTRLDRSINEAGEEVVTPRQIVEKKIISLATIQSALGVQFRITGLDNVAEASELALLLRSGALAAPMYFVEERTIGPSLGAENIRVGVLSVQIAFAIVLVFMLLYYKVFGIAANIALAANVILLAACMSMLGATLTLPGIAGIVLTVGMAVDANVLIFSRIKEEVANGLPVQTSINAGYERAFTTILDANITTLIVAVILYAIGTGPVKGFAVTLSLGILTSMFTAIMVSRMVINTIYGGRNVKKLWI; via the coding sequence ATGTTGAATCGCTACCCTCTGTGGAAGAATCTGCTGGTTTTGGCAGTTATCGCCATGGCCTTTGTTTTTGCCATGCCCAACCTCTACGCGCCAGATCCGGCGGTGCAAATCTCCGGTGAATCCAGTGCCATGGAGCTGGATGAAGCTGTGCTCAATCAAGCTACCAAGGCGCTTACCGAAGAGGGGATAGACCACTTCGGCGAAACCGTGACGGAAAAAGCGGCGTTGATCCGCTTAACCAAAGCCGAAGACCAGCTGCCCGCCAAGCGCATTATCCAGCGCGCCTTGGGCGACAGCTATGTGGTAGCGCTCAACATGGCCCCCACCACGCCCGATTGGCTCACAGCGCTAGGGGCAGGCCCCATGAAGCTTGGCCTGGATTTATCCGGTGGTGTGCACTTTTTGATGGAGGTAGATACCGCCTCGGCCATCGCCAAGCGCCAGGAATCGAGCATTGCAGAATTCAAAGGCAAGCTGCGTGAAGAGCGCATTCGCTATGTGTCTGTGGATTTAAGCAAAGCCGGCGTGATTAGCGCGGTGTTCCGCTCGGCCGAAGATCGCGATGCCGCCGCCGCTATTTTCCGCAAAGATTTTGCAGATTTGGCCCGCGACACCGAAGATCGCGACGATGGCACCTTTGCCGTTACCGCCACCTATACCGAAGCCGCCATTCGTGAAATCGAAAACTACGCGGTAAGCCAAAACTTAACCACGCTGCGCAACCGCGTGAACGAGTTGGGCGTTTCCGAGCCCATTGTGCAGCGCCAGGGGCGCAACCGTATTGTGGTGGAGTTGCCCGGCGTACAGGATACAGCCGAGGCCAAACGCGTAATTGGTAAAACCGCCAATCTCGAGTTTCGTTTGGAGGCCAAGCCAAGCGAGCTGGTAACCAACAAAGAGCAGTTTGATTTCAGAAGTGAAGCCGATCAGCGCCGCACCGGTGGTGCATTTCTTGAGCGCCAGCTGATTATTTCGGGCGATCACGTAAGCGGCGCGCAGAGCAGCTTCGACCCTGAAACCAACCAGCCCCAGGTAAACATCAACCTCGATAGCGCCGGCGGCGCCAAAATGCACCGCTCTACACGTTCAAATGTTGGGCGCCGCATGGGTGTATTGTTTATTGAATACAAAACCCGCCTGGATCGCAGCATCAACGAGGCCGGTGAAGAAGTGGTGACGCCGCGCCAGATTGTTGAGAAGAAAATAATCTCGCTGGCCACCATTCAAAGTGCGCTAGGAGTGCAGTTTCGTATTACCGGGCTGGATAACGTAGCCGAAGCCTCAGAGCTTGCGTTGCTCTTGCGTTCCGGTGCCTTGGCGGCGCCTATGTATTTCGTGGAAGAGCGCACTATTGGCCCGTCGCTGGGTGCTGAAAATATTCGCGTAGGTGTGCTGTCTGTACAGATTGCCTTTGCCATCGTGCTGGTGTTCATGCTGCTTTACTACAAGGTGTTCGGCATTGCGGCCAACATTGCACTGGCGGCAAACGTGATATTGCTGGCTGCGTGTATGTCTATGTTGGGCGCAACACTTACGCTGCCCGGTATTGCCGGTATTGTGTTGACCGTGGGTATGGCGGTAGATGCCAACGTGCTGATTTTCTCGCGCATTAAAGAGGAGGTGGCCAATGGCTTGCCGGTACAAACCTCTATTAATGCCGGCTATGAGCGCGCCTTTACTACCATTTTGGATGCCAATATCACCACCCTGATTGTGGCGGTTATTTTGTATGCCATTGGTACCGGCCCGGTGAAAGGGTTTGCGGTAACGCTAAGCCTCGGTATTTTAACCTCGATGTTTACGGCCATTATGGTGTCGCGCATGGTGATCAACACCATTTACGGCGGCCGCAACGTTAAGAAGCTGTGGATCTGA
- the tpx gene encoding thiol peroxidase, translating into MATVTLHGNPFETVGSLPEVGSQAPGFTLAKADLSDVSLGDFTGKRVVLNIFPSIDTPTCATSVREFNSKAAAADNVAVLCVSADLPFALGRFCGAEGITNVVPASSFRSSFGDDYGVAFKTGPLTKLLSRAVVVINEDGKVVYTQQVAETGDEPDYEAALNALS; encoded by the coding sequence ATGGCGACTGTAACTTTGCATGGAAATCCCTTTGAAACCGTAGGGTCTTTGCCGGAGGTGGGCAGCCAGGCACCCGGCTTTACCCTGGCCAAGGCTGATCTTTCGGATGTATCGCTCGGTGATTTCACCGGCAAGCGCGTTGTGCTGAATATCTTCCCATCCATTGATACGCCCACTTGTGCCACATCAGTGCGTGAATTCAACAGCAAGGCCGCGGCTGCAGATAACGTTGCAGTGCTGTGTGTATCGGCAGATTTACCCTTTGCCTTGGGCCGTTTTTGTGGTGCCGAAGGTATTACCAATGTGGTGCCGGCCTCCAGTTTCCGCTCAAGCTTTGGTGATGACTATGGGGTTGCCTTTAAAACCGGCCCGCTAACAAAATTGTTGTCGCGTGCGGTGGTGGTAATTAATGAAGACGGCAAAGTGGTTTACACCCAGCAAGTTGCTGAAACCGGTGACGAACCCGATTACGAGGCCGCCCTCAACGCTTTGAGCTAG
- the tgt gene encoding tRNA guanosine(34) transglycosylase Tgt, producing the protein MHFEVDTSDGRARRGRLTFPRGVVETPAFMPVGTYGTVKGMLPRDIEAIGAQIILGNTFHLMLRPGTEVVKAHGDLHDMIQWQGPILTDSGGFQVFSLGKMRKITEEGVTFKSPINGSPVELNPEIAMQVQRDLGSDIVMIFDECTPYPATEKQARSSMELSLRWAKRSKDAHGDSPSALFGIVQGGMYEDLRSQSLKGLTDIGFDGYAIGGLSVGEPKEDMVRILNHIVPEMPKEKPRYLMGVGKPEDLVEGVRRGVDMFDCVMPTRNARNGHLFTTTGVIKIRNAVHRHDTSPLDAECDCYTCKNFSRAYLHHLDKCGEMLGAQLNTIHNLRFYQRIMAELREAIAKGALEAYVAKFYARLGKPVPPGPDAPLVEQG; encoded by the coding sequence ATGCACTTTGAGGTAGATACCTCTGACGGGCGCGCCCGCCGCGGCCGCCTGACCTTCCCGCGCGGTGTGGTGGAAACCCCGGCGTTTATGCCTGTGGGCACCTACGGCACGGTAAAGGGCATGTTGCCCCGCGATATTGAGGCCATAGGCGCCCAGATTATTCTGGGCAACACCTTTCACCTGATGCTGCGCCCGGGCACCGAGGTGGTGAAGGCCCATGGTGATCTGCACGACATGATTCAGTGGCAGGGCCCCATCCTCACAGATTCCGGTGGCTTCCAGGTGTTCAGCCTTGGCAAGATGCGCAAAATCACGGAAGAGGGGGTGACCTTTAAATCGCCCATTAATGGCAGCCCCGTAGAGCTTAACCCTGAAATCGCCATGCAGGTGCAGCGCGATTTGGGCTCAGACATCGTCATGATTTTTGATGAATGCACCCCATACCCGGCCACCGAAAAACAGGCCCGCAGCTCCATGGAGCTCAGCTTGCGCTGGGCCAAGCGCTCTAAAGATGCCCACGGCGATAGCCCGTCTGCGTTGTTTGGCATCGTGCAGGGCGGCATGTACGAAGATTTGCGCTCCCAATCGCTCAAAGGGCTTACCGACATCGGCTTTGATGGCTATGCCATTGGCGGCCTCTCGGTAGGTGAGCCCAAAGAAGATATGGTGCGCATTCTCAATCACATTGTGCCTGAAATGCCCAAGGAGAAGCCGCGCTACCTCATGGGGGTTGGCAAACCGGAAGATCTGGTTGAGGGCGTGCGCCGTGGTGTGGATATGTTCGATTGTGTGATGCCCACCCGCAACGCGCGCAACGGTCATCTGTTTACTACCACCGGCGTCATTAAAATTCGCAACGCCGTCCACCGTCACGACACCAGCCCCTTGGATGCCGAGTGCGATTGCTACACCTGTAAAAATTTCAGCCGCGCCTACCTGCATCACCTGGATAAATGCGGCGAAATGCTGGGCGCGCAGCTCAACACCATTCACAACCTGCGCTTTTACCAGCGCATCATGGCCGAGCTGCGCGAGGCCATTGCCAAGGGGGCGCTGGAGGCTTATGTGGCCAAGTTTTATGCACGCCTCGGCAAGCCAGTACCACCTGGCCCGGATGCGCCGCTTGTTGAGCAGGGCTAA
- the secF gene encoding protein translocase subunit SecF, producing MTIAKKTINFMGARLVATVISGLLILGSIGSLAVNGLAFGLDFTGGVQIEVRYEHKADLEKIRGILTDADYSNVVVVNFGSDEDVLIRMQQDFEESLGDEVLGLLKAEEPGQIQLRRVEFVGPQVGEELRDSGGIGMLFALAVVMAYVAMRFQWKFALAAVAALAHDVIITLGFFSIMQIGFDLSVLAAVLAVVGYSLNDTIVVFDRIRENFPVLRKTEPVEVVNVSLTQTLDRTLMTSGTTLIVLLVLFFYGGELLSGFSSALLIGIVIGTYSSIYVASNLLMGLKITKEDLMPPEKEGSEVDEMP from the coding sequence ATGACTATTGCAAAGAAAACAATTAATTTCATGGGCGCACGCCTGGTTGCCACGGTGATCTCTGGCCTGTTGATTCTCGGTTCAATCGGCTCGCTGGCGGTTAACGGTTTGGCCTTCGGGCTGGATTTTACCGGCGGTGTGCAAATTGAAGTGCGTTACGAGCACAAGGCCGATCTTGAAAAAATCCGCGGCATTTTAACGGATGCCGATTACAGCAACGTGGTGGTGGTGAACTTCGGTTCCGATGAAGACGTGCTGATTCGCATGCAGCAAGATTTTGAAGAAAGCCTTGGCGATGAAGTGCTGGGTCTGTTGAAGGCTGAAGAGCCCGGCCAGATTCAGTTGCGTCGTGTGGAATTCGTGGGCCCACAGGTGGGCGAAGAGCTGCGTGATAGCGGTGGCATTGGCATGCTGTTTGCGCTGGCGGTGGTGATGGCCTATGTGGCCATGCGCTTTCAGTGGAAGTTCGCCCTGGCCGCTGTTGCTGCCTTGGCGCACGATGTGATTATTACCCTTGGCTTTTTCTCGATTATGCAAATCGGGTTTGATCTTTCGGTGCTGGCTGCGGTGCTGGCGGTGGTAGGTTACTCGCTTAACGACACCATTGTAGTGTTCGACCGCATTCGTGAAAACTTCCCGGTGCTGCGTAAAACCGAGCCCGTTGAGGTGGTAAACGTTTCGCTGACACAAACCCTTGACCGCACCTTAATGACATCCGGTACCACCTTGATTGTGTTGCTGGTGCTGTTTTTCTACGGCGGTGAGCTGTTAAGCGGATTCTCCTCTGCATTGCTTATAGGTATTGTGATTGGTACCTACTCCTCTATCTATGTGGCTTCAAACCTGCTGATGGGCTTGAAAATCACCAAGGAAGATTTGATGCCGCCAGAGAAAGAGGGCAGCGAAGTGGACGAAATGCCCTAG
- the queA gene encoding tRNA preQ1(34) S-adenosylmethionine ribosyltransferase-isomerase QueA codes for MRRQDFYYQLPDELIARNPVPERTGSRLLCLDGDTGAMSHGQFAEIINLVQPGDLMVFNDTRVIPARVYGQKATGGQVEILVERVLDRHNVKAHVKASKAPKPGTHLVLEGGAIVHVEGREDALFLLRFEGPALELLEEIGHMPLPPYIDRADAAADRERYQTVYGKKAGAVAAPTAGLHFDERLLQQLQDKGVELAFVTLHVGAGTFQPVRVDNVFEHKMHSEVMEVTEAVCEKVRATKAAGKRVIAVGTTSVRCLETASQSGEIAPYQGETQIFIYPSYRYKVVDALVTNFHLPESTLLMLVSAFVGYRYTMDAYREAVAERYRFFSYGDAMFITRNPVAHEEHVGDQPGV; via the coding sequence ATGCGCAGGCAAGACTTTTACTACCAATTACCCGATGAGCTCATCGCCCGCAACCCGGTGCCCGAGCGCACCGGCAGCCGCCTGTTGTGCCTGGATGGCGACACCGGCGCCATGTCGCACGGCCAATTTGCCGAAATCATCAACCTGGTGCAACCGGGCGATTTGATGGTGTTTAACGACACCCGTGTGATACCCGCGCGCGTCTACGGGCAAAAGGCCACCGGCGGCCAGGTAGAAATACTGGTTGAGCGGGTACTGGATCGCCATAACGTCAAGGCCCACGTGAAGGCCAGTAAAGCGCCCAAGCCCGGCACCCATCTGGTGTTGGAAGGCGGCGCCATTGTGCATGTGGAAGGCCGAGAAGATGCATTGTTTTTACTGCGCTTTGAAGGGCCGGCGCTGGAATTGCTGGAAGAAATCGGCCACATGCCCTTGCCGCCCTATATTGATCGCGCAGACGCTGCGGCCGATCGCGAGCGCTACCAAACGGTGTATGGCAAAAAGGCCGGCGCCGTAGCCGCCCCCACGGCGGGCCTGCACTTTGATGAGCGCCTGCTGCAACAGCTGCAAGATAAGGGCGTAGAGCTTGCGTTCGTCACCCTGCACGTAGGGGCTGGGACCTTTCAGCCAGTGCGGGTAGACAATGTGTTCGAACACAAAATGCACAGCGAAGTCATGGAGGTCACGGAGGCTGTGTGCGAGAAGGTGCGCGCCACCAAGGCCGCCGGCAAGCGTGTGATTGCCGTGGGTACCACCTCCGTACGCTGCCTGGAAACCGCCTCGCAAAGCGGTGAAATTGCGCCTTATCAGGGCGAAACCCAAATTTTTATCTACCCCAGTTATCGCTATAAAGTAGTTGATGCGTTGGTCACCAACTTTCATTTGCCTGAATCTACACTGCTGATGCTGGTTTCAGCGTTTGTGGGCTACCGCTACACCATGGATGCCTACCGGGAGGCGGTGGCCGAGCGCTACCGCTTCTTCAGTTATGGCGATGCGATGTTTATTACCCGAAACCCCGTGGCTCACGAAGAGCATGTGGGCGATCAACCCGGAGTTTAG
- a CDS encoding diguanylate cyclase domain-containing protein codes for MTIATRLGVFFLLAGLLLCGLVTSIALAFKATLALNQAQTERFTSYQLADELRRSSDDLTRMVRSYVVTGDRRYYHYFQQIHDIRNGTTQQPEKYNRIYWHLVSEEVPEHLNGPAATPLIQKIQAAEFTDSELSLLAQAKRESDALVRIEDQAMLLMDKYHALANQQPPNITPALQANATQLVFNRAYHDAKARIMKPIQLFYESVDTRTALAVKRAQHLQHRYFILAACVLAASVAFSIYVFVDLRRQFAAPLAALLQWVQGIESARFNFPKASNRTDELGQLENAFIRMATKINAKITALQEMAGKDTLTGAANLRRGRDYFQLCARAAERNGSRIALVFLDFNDFKPINDTYGHAAGDKVLCTSVKRLQEALRSNDMVCRIGGDEFVIILPDHTITTPTEKIVTKLTHALSHPIEYKKHTLYTSASLGVALFPDQGRNFDQLIATADHAMYTQKNGNKKAPAGALGEQVLQGPSSKR; via the coding sequence ATGACGATTGCAACGCGACTCGGCGTATTCTTTCTATTGGCGGGCTTGTTGTTATGTGGATTAGTCACAAGCATTGCCCTGGCCTTTAAGGCGACGCTTGCGCTAAATCAGGCCCAGACAGAGAGGTTTACCTCTTACCAACTGGCCGATGAATTGCGCCGCAGCTCAGATGATCTCACGCGCATGGTGCGCAGCTATGTGGTTACCGGTGATCGACGCTACTACCACTACTTCCAGCAAATTCACGATATTCGTAACGGCACCACCCAACAGCCTGAAAAGTACAATCGAATTTACTGGCACCTGGTGTCTGAAGAAGTGCCAGAACACCTGAACGGCCCTGCTGCCACACCGTTAATTCAAAAAATCCAGGCGGCCGAATTTACCGATTCGGAGCTTTCGCTGCTTGCGCAAGCCAAACGTGAATCTGACGCGCTTGTTCGCATTGAAGATCAAGCGATGTTATTGATGGATAAATACCACGCACTGGCAAATCAACAGCCACCCAACATTACACCTGCACTGCAGGCCAACGCCACGCAATTGGTGTTTAATCGCGCCTACCACGATGCCAAAGCGCGCATCATGAAACCCATTCAATTGTTTTATGAATCCGTTGATACGCGCACTGCCCTTGCCGTTAAGCGCGCCCAACATTTACAACATCGGTATTTCATTTTGGCGGCCTGTGTACTGGCAGCTTCAGTGGCATTTTCAATTTATGTATTTGTGGATTTGCGCAGGCAATTTGCAGCGCCCCTGGCCGCACTTCTTCAATGGGTACAAGGTATTGAAAGTGCGCGCTTTAACTTCCCCAAGGCAAGCAACCGCACCGATGAACTGGGGCAGCTGGAAAATGCATTTATTCGCATGGCCACCAAAATAAATGCAAAAATTACGGCACTTCAGGAGATGGCGGGCAAAGATACCCTCACAGGGGCCGCCAACCTGCGCCGCGGGCGCGACTATTTCCAACTGTGTGCTCGTGCCGCGGAGCGCAATGGCAGCCGCATTGCATTGGTGTTTTTAGATTTCAACGACTTCAAGCCCATTAACGATACTTACGGCCACGCTGCCGGCGACAAGGTGCTTTGCACATCGGTAAAGCGTTTACAGGAGGCGCTCAGAAGCAACGACATGGTGTGCCGTATAGGGGGTGATGAATTTGTAATTATTCTGCCCGACCACACCATCACCACCCCAACGGAAAAAATTGTTACGAAATTAACGCACGCGCTGTCACACCCAATCGAGTATAAAAAACACACCCTGTACACTTCGGCGAGCCTGGGCGTTGCCCTGTTTCCCGACCAAGGCCGCAACTTCGATCAACTCATTGCCACCGCAGATCACGCCATGTACACACAAAAAAATGGCAATAAAAAAGCCCCTGCCGGGGCTTTGGGTGAACAAGTATTACAAGGGCCTAGCTCAAAGCGTTGA